From the genome of Sphingobacterium sp. UGAL515B_05:
AAATGTAGTCAAATATCAGCCCGCAGCCTTTGCTGGCATGGAGGGAATTTTCAAAACTGAAAAAGGGGGATCAGAGATTATTCTGATCGGTCAACCGGACATGGAAAACAAAAAATTGGACAATAAGATAGCCGTGCCGAATGTATTGAGCTTCCTGACCTACCAGCGTTGGGATGCAGAATTAAAGGATTAAATGAATTTGACCAATCTTTACATCCAACGAACGTGCCCGGACTGTATTACAGTTATCACATCATGGTAGGTTTGGGTACCATATTCATTGGCATTATGGTCCTTGGAGCGCTACTGCTTTGGCGGAACAGGTTGTATCAAACGAAATGGTTGTTGTGGATCATTATGTTTATGATTCCTTTCCCCTACATCGCGAATACTGCAGGCTGGTATACGGCGGAACTGGGACGACAACCTTGGCTAGTTTATAATCTCATGCGCATGGTAGACGGTGTATCCCCTACCGTATCTTCTGGAAATACATTATTTACCTTTCTCGGCTTCGTTGGTTTATACATTCTTTTGGGTTTGTTATTTCTGATGTTAGTCTTGAAGATTATTAGAAAAGGTCCTGAAACGACAGTTGCATTAACCTAATTAGCTATGGAAATATTCTGGTTTATCGTATTAACTTTCATGCTGGGAATTTATATCGTACTCGATGGGTACGATTTTGGGGCGGGAATTGTCCATCTATTCTTTGCTAAAACCGAACAGGAGAAAAAAGCTGTTACTAACGCGATTGGGCCGTTTTGGGATGCCAATGAAGTCTGGCTCATCGCTTCCGGCGGTGTCCTATTCTTTGCTTTCCCAACGCTTTATGCCTCCTCTTTCAGTGGATTTTACTTACCGCTCATGCTTGTATTATGGTTGCTTATTTTTAGAGCGATAAGTCTTGAACTCAGGGGGCAGGTTCACCATCGGCTTTGGGAGGCTTTATGGGATAAAGCTTTTGGTCTAGCAAGCCTGTTGCTGGCACTTTTCTTTGGCGCTGCCCTAGGCAATGTCGTTCGCGGAGTAAACCTAGGTATGGTAGAAAATGGTGTATCGACCCAAGAGCCATATTATTTCTTCTTAGCACTTTGGAACCCGACATTTGACCCATTAGCCCAACATCAAGGCATTATAGACTGGTTCACCATCATATTAGGTTTAGTTGCCGTCGTTACATTAACAATCCACGGTGCAGGCTGGGTCATTCTGAAAACATCCAGCACACTAAATACCAGATTAAAGAATATTGTTTTTAAACTCAACTTTGTCTTGCTTATCCTCGTCCTACTATCGGCCTATGTATGGCATTATGTGAAACCCATCTCCTTAAACAATCTTCAAAATCATTATTGGCTGTGGATATTTCCTTTGATTGCTGCTGTTGGATTACTTGGACAATTTTGGATCAAGACCTTTAAGAAAGATGGTATTGGCTTTCTATTTTCATCCCTGTTTATACTGGGGAGCTTTGCCACGACCGTTGCTTCCATGTTCCCTATATTATTGCCTTCAACGAATGACGTAAATCCATCCTTGACGATTCAAAATGCTGCAGCACATGAATATGGTCTTTCAGTTGGTTTAGGCTGGTTTATGTTTGCAGCAATTCTGGTGGTTGCTTATTTTATTATCCAATTTAGGGTCTTCAAAGGTAAGCTTGATGACGTCGGTTACGGTGACCACTAAGAGCGGCCTCTATTCGAGTCCCAACAACTTATGTTTCATCGCATGCTGTACAAGTTCAATCATATTTTTAACTTTAAATTTAGTCAGGAGATTGCGCCGATGCGTCTCCACGGTAACTGGACTTAAAAATAACTGCTCGGCGATTTGGTTCGTAGTAAGTCCATTAGAAATCAACCTCAAAATCTCTTTTTCACGCTGTGTAAGCCTGGGGAGACTGCTGATCGTAGAAATTGCACCGCGATAAAGTTCTTTTGCCCGATCACAAATTGCTTCTTTGCCGTCCAGGCCGAGCTGTACACAGCCCAGAAATTCTTCGTTGCTAACATCCTTTAAGATATAGCCATTTCCGCCAGCCTGCATAAACTGAAAAATAAGATTACCATCGGCCAAATTGCTCAATGCAACAATAGGAATTATAGGAAACAGCTTCCTCACCTGAGTACAGACATCTACTCCATTTGTCTGCAACAGTTGCATATCCATAAGTAGGAGATCCGCTTTCGTGGCCTTTAAAAATTCAATTAACGCAATTTCTTCCAAAAAGGGATATACAAGATACCCATCCTGATTATTGAGAAAAGAGGCAACACCTTCCAACAATAAAGGATGATCGTCTAACACTGCAATTATCTTCATGACTCAGCCTATTTAAACAGTTACACCAATTTCGATTTGAGTTCCAGATCCGAGCTTACTCTGAATATCAATTGATCCATTGATCCATTTCACTCTATTGACCATGTTATTTAAACCCAATCCATAATTTAACACAGCGGAATCAAAGCCTTTGCCATTATCCTCAACGAGGATATGCAGTACTTCGTCCGATTTACTTACCTGAACGATAATTGCATCTGCGTTTGCATACTTTAATGCATTTGAAATGGCCTCTTGAACAATTCGATATATGGCCAATCCTTTTTGAAAATCCACATTCAATTCAGGTTCATAGTTTTCAAATTGGATCGAAACATGACTATTTTTCATTGCTATACACAGTTGCTCCAATGCTGCTATCAATCCAAACTGACGCAACGATTCGGGCATTAGATTATGGGATATGCGCCTTACTTCGCCTAAGATATCGTTTAACTTCTGCGGCACTTCATCAGTCAAGAGTGTACTCTTTCCTACATCACCAGCAATCTTAAATTTTAGACCTGTTAACATACCACCTATGCTATCATGCAGATCTTGGGCTATACGCTGACGCTCCTGCTGCTCCCCCTTGAGCATAGATTCCGAAATTTGCAGCTGTTTTTCCTTTTCCAATTTGTCCAACACGATTTCGTGGTTGAGCTGAATCTGTGTATTGAGCTTCCGTTGTTTTCGATAGAAAAAAGCAACAAAAAGCACAATACAAAAAAGCAAAACGGCAATACCCAAAACGAGAAAAATCCGAAATTGGTTACGGTCCTTTTCTGCGCGTAGATTCAAAATTTCTTTTTCTTTTTCAACGGTCTTATATTTCGTCTCCATCTCATTCATTTTTTCCAGCAATTGGACCTTCTGAATGCTATCGGATAGTTTATTTGCCATATTGGACATCTTCAGCGCATCCTGATAATTACCCATCAGCTCATTCACACCCGCCAGTTGACTGTACACAATTTTACTGTTGTAGAGATCTCGCGTTAATAATCCATTTTTCACGATTTCCTCCAACTGCAGTTTAGCATCAGCATACTTTTTCTGCAAGAGATAAACATTAAATTTTCTGAACCGCATCATCTGAAATAATTTCCAATTGTTCATTTTCACCGACCAATCCAAACCGATATCCAACAGGCGAAGGGCTTCATCAGTTTGTTGCTTTGTGGTAAAATAAAGCGCCTCATTGTAATAGTAGTTGGGTAATTGAGAAGAATTCGGGTAATCGTTCAGGAGCTGTTTGACTTTGTCCAACAGTACTCTTGCTTCTTTGGATTTCACCTGATAACAATAATTACTGACTGTATTGAGATAAGCCACCACAAGTGCAGCACTCGGCGGTTGCTGCTCGAGCTGTTTTATGGCCAATTGATGGTATTCATCGGCTTTTGCAAGCTGATTGGACGACATAAACGTCATGCCGATCATCGTATTTATACTACCTTCCATGATGGGATCATGTGCTTTCGCATAAGGCAGACACTTCCCGTTAAGGATATCCAGAAAATCAGCAAATCCTTTTTTAGGAAATCGAATTAAGCCCAGATTATACCAAGCTTTGGCCAAAAGCCCCTGCTGAAAAGGCTTTTGTGCATTTCCAAGGAGGTCTACACATCGTTGGGCTTCAACTCCTGCATTTTTACTATCCAGAAATTGCCCATAATAAAAGCTTTTGTAAAGTGCCCCCATCGCCTGTAAGCTCCGGAACGGTTTGGCTAACCGCTCCCCCTGTTGCATATGATCCCAAAATTTGCTCGTATCTCTAAATCTATAATAATCTGCCAAATAAAAATGCTGCATTGCTTTCACACTGTCCCCCGAGCTCGATAGCAATAATTTTTCCGCATCAGATCGATATTTATTTTCATCCAATGGCAAAAAACTCTGTGCAGCTACAGCATGTACAGTAAAGTATACTATAAAAAATGCAATTATCTTCGTTAACTCTTTCAACTGAAACATCATTAATCCAATATCTTAATCATTTAAACAATTAAACTAAATGGGGCCTTTTCAGCCAATGGTTTCATAATATGTAATAAGAAAGTCTTACGGTGGTTAAAGACTTCTCTCTACCTCTAAATTTGCCGTCGATGAGGCTTCTTCAAAGTCGACAATAGAAAATATAGATCGGAAAACCGCGTAATCAAATGGCGGGTCCAAAAAACAAAGATATATCTCCGCGATGAATTGCTAAAGACATTCTTTTACTTTTTTGAAATTAATTGTCCAGATAGGGCTTGGCTAATCTATTTAAATATAGGCTAAAACATCTCTCGTTAATAAAAAAGCCTCTCGATAATTCGAGAGGCTTTTTTATTAACGATATTCGCTACTCTTTTTCGTAGCAATATCGATCAGCAAGTCCAGCTTACACTGGTAAGCCGAAGACAGCACATTTGGATTGTCGGACTCAAAAAGCGCAGATTTCATGATGGGCACACTAAAGGGCAATGTCCAGGCGCGGAGCGACTTCGCGATAGCATCCATTGCATTAATGCCCTGTAGTGCATGTACACCATCGGCCCAACAAACCAGTCCGATATGTTTATCCGTCAGGTAAGCCGGTTTATTTTTAGCACTGACTTCAAGCCAATCCAAACAGTTTTTCATGACACCGGGAATACTTCCATGATAAAGCGGAGACAACCAAAAATGTATATCTGCCTCAAGAAATAAGTTATTCATAATCTTGACCGCATTGGGTACCCGATTGAGGCTCAAATCAAATAAGGGTATTCCGCTATCAGCCAAATTAAAAATAGTATTTTCAACACCCCTTTGGTTCAGTTGGTCGGAAAAATAGTGTGACAATTTTCCCGATGTAGATTCTTGCCTTCTTTCCAAGGCGCCATTGAATAGTAATGCTTTCATTATACTTTCCCTTTTTTAAAAATAACTTTTGGCATACCAACCTCACCATACATCAACGTCTGGACAATAGGAATCAAACGTTCTGTCGCCAACATATAAAGTGACGCCGGAATATTAGGGCGGGCCCTTATGACAACTTTTTGCTGCTGAAAATGCGACAAATCCATCGCTTGCAAAGCCTGCATCCACAGGTCTATTTCCAAATCCTCCATCGCCTTAAAATCGTAATACGCTGCAACAGGATGAAGTTTTTCCGCCAGGGCCATATAGACCCAAGGCGGGATAATTGCGTCCACAGAACAGCTAATGGCAACCGCCTTATTTCGAAAAGCAGACCAGTCCACCGCCGCCAAAGCTTCTCTGAATTCTTTTTCTTTAACGATTGCTTCCTGATACAACAATGTTTTGATATCAAAACTTAGGATAGCAAGATTGGTCTTAAAATCAATTAGATCTAAAGCCAATATACCCGTGTTTTCAACTTTATTGATAAACATATCAAACCAAGCCTGCAATCACAGTATCGTATTTTTGTTCAACAACAGACCAATCCAAAAGCGACCAAAATGCATCCAAATAATCGGCTCTTTTATTTTGATATTTCAAATAATACGCATGCTCCCAAACATCGACCCCCAAAATAGGGAAACCTCTGCCGATCGATTGTGTATCCATCAGCGGATTATCCTGATTGGGAGTAGCTACGATAGCTAAGGCGCCGGAATGTTTTACATAGAGCCAAGACCAGCCCGAACCAAACTGCCCAAGTCCAGCATTTTTGATCTGGGCTTTGAGCTCTTCCAAAGAACCAAAGGCAGCGTTTATCTCATCGGCTAACTTCCCTGTGGGTACCGTTTTTGGATTGGGCGATAAAATTTCCCAAAATAGCGTATGGTTAAAGTGACCGCCGCCGTTATTGCGTACTGCTGGGCTATATTTACTTACGCTTGTTAATATATCCAATAGATCGTCAGCTTCGCCTGCTGTTCCTTCCAATGCCTTATTTAGATTGTCAACATAAGCTTGATGATGCTTTTGGTGATGAATCGTCATGGTCTCGCGATCAAAATATGGTTCAAGCGCCGCATAGGCATATCCTAACTGGGGTAATTGAAATTTGTGCATAGTTTTATTGTTTTTATGATAAGTCAAAACTAGAGAATCAAACTTAATAAAACAACTAAATAGTTGTTTTATTAAAGTCATAAAAATAAATCAAAAAGGATAAACCTATTTTTGAAACACATTTTAGGACAAAAAATAAAAACACTATCTTTGCTGATGTTATATAAAACAACTTTTTTATTGTCAAATGCAGAAGAATCCAGCTGATCGAATATTAATGTTATTAAAAATGCGCCGAGAAGCCACTGCAGCTTTGATTGCAACAGAGTTGGCTATAACAAAAGAAGGGGCCCGTAAACATTTATTGAACCTCGCGAATCAAAACCTGATTGTCTCCAATGCCCGGAGCGAAGGTATAGGCCGCCCCTCGACTTATTATAGTCTGTCACCACAGGGCATGGCAAGATTTCCAGATAGTCACGCCGACATTACAGTACAACTGTTGCAGTCGATTAAACAAGTGCTTGGCGAGAATGCTTTGGATCTACTTATTAGTGATCGGGAGTCCAAAGTATATCAAAAATATACTGACGCGCTATCGGATATTGAATCCATCGAAAAAAAACTTGAAGTTATTGCCGCAAAAAGAACGGAAGAAGGCTATATGGCAGAATGGAAAAAAGAGGCCGACGATTATCTGCTCATTGAAAATCATTGCCCCATATGTGCAGCAGCAACAGAGTGTCAGGGTTTTTGCCGTTCAGAACTGAATAATTTTCAGCAACTTATCGGTCCGGCTTATCGTATCTGTAGAACAGAATACATCATCGAAAACGCCCCACGCTGTACCTATCGCATTTCAAAGGCGAAATAAATCCAATTTATAAGGCATTCCTGCACAAATTATTAATATACCAAAAAGTATTTTTTATATTTGCATTAAAAGAACAGGAATAATCATGTCAAAAGCAGAACAGACACGGCAATTTATCATTGAGAAAACCGCGCCCATCTTTAATAAAAAAGGTTACTTTGCAACTTCTCTCTCGGACATCACTACCGCAACAGGCTTAACAAAAGGAAGTATTTATGGTAATTTCAAAGACAAAGATGACCTAGCCACCCATGTCTACACCTATCAGAGCAGAAAAATATCAGAAGCTGTTAATCAACAGATTACTCAACAAAAAACATCCTTAAAGAAGCTATTGTCTTTTATTGATTTTTACAAAGATAATTTCAAAAACATCGCAGCTTCAGGAGGTTGTCCCATGATGAATGCGGCCGTGGAAGCCGATGATTCGCTATCTTTTTTAACCCCCAAAGTCAGACGTTCCTTTGACCTTTGGAGACAGCGGCTAATTCTAATTCTTGAAGAAGGAGTTGCCAGCGGTGAATTTAAACAGCATATTTCTGCTGAAAATTATGCCATCACCTTTATGGCGATGGTCGAAGGCGGAATCTTGCTTTCCAAGATTTCCGGCCGAGGAAAAGATCTTGCCATTGTATTGGATAAAATGAAGGAAATGGTGGATCGGGAGATCAAGGCTTAATTTTTTTTACCAAAACAAATACCAATTGGTATATTCATAAGTTTATATTAAAATAAAAAGAGATGAAAAGAGTTGTA
Proteins encoded in this window:
- the cydB gene encoding cytochrome d ubiquinol oxidase subunit II is translated as MEIFWFIVLTFMLGIYIVLDGYDFGAGIVHLFFAKTEQEKKAVTNAIGPFWDANEVWLIASGGVLFFAFPTLYASSFSGFYLPLMLVLWLLIFRAISLELRGQVHHRLWEALWDKAFGLASLLLALFFGAALGNVVRGVNLGMVENGVSTQEPYYFFLALWNPTFDPLAQHQGIIDWFTIILGLVAVVTLTIHGAGWVILKTSSTLNTRLKNIVFKLNFVLLILVLLSAYVWHYVKPISLNNLQNHYWLWIFPLIAAVGLLGQFWIKTFKKDGIGFLFSSLFILGSFATTVASMFPILLPSTNDVNPSLTIQNAAAHEYGLSVGLGWFMFAAILVVAYFIIQFRVFKGKLDDVGYGDH
- a CDS encoding response regulator transcription factor, with protein sequence MKIIAVLDDHPLLLEGVASFLNNQDGYLVYPFLEEIALIEFLKATKADLLLMDMQLLQTNGVDVCTQVRKLFPIIPIVALSNLADGNLIFQFMQAGGNGYILKDVSNEEFLGCVQLGLDGKEAICDRAKELYRGAISTISSLPRLTQREKEILRLISNGLTTNQIAEQLFLSPVTVETHRRNLLTKFKVKNMIELVQHAMKHKLLGLE
- a CDS encoding sensor histidine kinase codes for the protein MMFQLKELTKIIAFFIVYFTVHAVAAQSFLPLDENKYRSDAEKLLLSSSGDSVKAMQHFYLADYYRFRDTSKFWDHMQQGERLAKPFRSLQAMGALYKSFYYGQFLDSKNAGVEAQRCVDLLGNAQKPFQQGLLAKAWYNLGLIRFPKKGFADFLDILNGKCLPYAKAHDPIMEGSINTMIGMTFMSSNQLAKADEYHQLAIKQLEQQPPSAALVVAYLNTVSNYCYQVKSKEARVLLDKVKQLLNDYPNSSQLPNYYYNEALYFTTKQQTDEALRLLDIGLDWSVKMNNWKLFQMMRFRKFNVYLLQKKYADAKLQLEEIVKNGLLTRDLYNSKIVYSQLAGVNELMGNYQDALKMSNMANKLSDSIQKVQLLEKMNEMETKYKTVEKEKEILNLRAEKDRNQFRIFLVLGIAVLLFCIVLFVAFFYRKQRKLNTQIQLNHEIVLDKLEKEKQLQISESMLKGEQQERQRIAQDLHDSIGGMLTGLKFKIAGDVGKSTLLTDEVPQKLNDILGEVRRISHNLMPESLRQFGLIAALEQLCIAMKNSHVSIQFENYEPELNVDFQKGLAIYRIVQEAISNALKYANADAIIVQVSKSDEVLHILVEDNGKGFDSAVLNYGLGLNNMVNRVKWINGSIDIQSKLGSGTQIEIGVTV
- a CDS encoding NADPH-dependent FMN reductase yields the protein MKALLFNGALERRQESTSGKLSHYFSDQLNQRGVENTIFNLADSGIPLFDLSLNRVPNAVKIMNNLFLEADIHFWLSPLYHGSIPGVMKNCLDWLEVSAKNKPAYLTDKHIGLVCWADGVHALQGINAMDAIAKSLRAWTLPFSVPIMKSALFESDNPNVLSSAYQCKLDLLIDIATKKSSEYR
- a CDS encoding DUF2480 family protein, translated to MFINKVENTGILALDLIDFKTNLAILSFDIKTLLYQEAIVKEKEFREALAAVDWSAFRNKAVAISCSVDAIIPPWVYMALAEKLHPVAAYYDFKAMEDLEIDLWMQALQAMDLSHFQQQKVVIRARPNIPASLYMLATERLIPIVQTLMYGEVGMPKVIFKKGKV
- a CDS encoding superoxide dismutase, coding for MHKFQLPQLGYAYAALEPYFDRETMTIHHQKHHQAYVDNLNKALEGTAGEADDLLDILTSVSKYSPAVRNNGGGHFNHTLFWEILSPNPKTVPTGKLADEINAAFGSLEELKAQIKNAGLGQFGSGWSWLYVKHSGALAIVATPNQDNPLMDTQSIGRGFPILGVDVWEHAYYLKYQNKRADYLDAFWSLLDWSVVEQKYDTVIAGLV
- a CDS encoding helix-turn-helix transcriptional regulator, producing MRREATAALIATELAITKEGARKHLLNLANQNLIVSNARSEGIGRPSTYYSLSPQGMARFPDSHADITVQLLQSIKQVLGENALDLLISDRESKVYQKYTDALSDIESIEKKLEVIAAKRTEEGYMAEWKKEADDYLLIENHCPICAAATECQGFCRSELNNFQQLIGPAYRICRTEYIIENAPRCTYRISKAK
- a CDS encoding TetR/AcrR family transcriptional regulator yields the protein MSKAEQTRQFIIEKTAPIFNKKGYFATSLSDITTATGLTKGSIYGNFKDKDDLATHVYTYQSRKISEAVNQQITQQKTSLKKLLSFIDFYKDNFKNIAASGGCPMMNAAVEADDSLSFLTPKVRRSFDLWRQRLILILEEGVASGEFKQHISAENYAITFMAMVEGGILLSKISGRGKDLAIVLDKMKEMVDREIKA